CGTAGCAGCCGAGACAGGCTGCGAGGATCAGGATTTTGGAAGCAATCCCGAAGGCCGCCAGTTTCCTTTTAAAGTAATTTTTTGAATTCATTTGATTTTAATTTAGGTGTTGGTTTATTGTGGTGCCGGTTGGCAATTATCTGACGCGTCAGTATGTTAAAAAAAGGGTGGCTACGCTGACAGCAAACCGCCTTAATTCTTTACGATTTTACAAATTTTTGGGTATACTGCCGGCCATTGACGTCAAGGACTTTGATGATGTAAGTTCCTGACGAGAGCATATTGACAGGAATGACCTGATTTACGGAATCTTTCCTGAGCACCCGTTTTCCGGTAAGATCAAAAATTTCCGCTTTAATGATTGCCGTATTCGATTTTGACCTGATGTTGATCACGTCGTTTGCCGGGTTGGGATAAATCGCAAAAGCATCGGTTTGCGCTTCGGTTACTGATAGCGGGAAGGCGCCTTCATTGATCGTCACCATACTGTCAATCGACGGATTGTTGACAACATCGATTGTCCCGCTGGGCCAGATGATGACTAGTTTGTCGATGGCAGTCGCCGCGCCGATCCCGAAGTGGGCGTTGAGTGTGTTCATGAATTCAAATCCCTCACCGGACCTGATATCGCGGATCTGTTTGCCCCAGGCACCGTAAATTTCGACCCGTGCTGCAATGCCGTTGCTGTTGCTTTGCTGGCCTTTCAATCCTACTTTGATCCAATGGTTGCCATTTGGCACCGAAAACCGTATGGTACTGCCATTTTGGATGTCAAGGAAGCCATCGTTATTCAGATCGCCGATCGGCCCGGGGTTCAGCGCGTTGTAATATGTCGGAAGGAATGACATGTCGTGCTGGTTGAACATGATTTTTCCGCCTGTCCCGAAAATGTCCAGCCATCCGTCATTGTCAAAATCGTAAGTGACATAATCGGTATTGTTGGTACTGTCGGTATCCCATCCCGAACCCGCAGTGATGTTGGAAAATGGTTCTTCCACACTATTGGTTTTATCCAAATCGTTCCGGTAAAGCCTGGCCCCTACAGTACCATTTTTACCAATCAGGATGTCCATGTCGCCGTCATTGTCAAAATCGCCAATGGCCGATGACCAGCTTGTGACCGGCTGGTAACTGATCCCTGCCTGAACAGAGATGTCGGTAAAGACGCCATTACCGTCATTGCGGTGTAACTCACATGGTGGCCCGGAACATTTTGAGATGAAAAGATCGGTGTCGCCGTCGTTGTCATAATCCATCCACAGCGAAGCATAATTTCCGCCGGTTTGGGTGAGCCCCAGATTGTATGCTCCCGGAGTGGTTCCGGATTGGTAATACGTCATGTTCGCGCTGCCGTCATTGATATAATACACGTTACGGTTCACGTCGTGGCAGGAAAATGCGTCGAGATTTCCGTCATTATCGATGTCAATGAAATTTGTCCTTTGACAGAAAATGTACTGACCCGGTGTATCGCTGGTATATCCGGTGCCGGTAGCATTGGACTTCCAGAATGTCAGTCCGTTGATACCGCCCAGCAGCAAGTCATTAAAACCATCCTTGTTGAGGTCACCGGCAGCCATACTCCACGCGGGCTGGTTGCTGTTTCCCGGAACTGTGAAAGAGACAGGGGTGAAAGTGCCGTCCGCATTCTGGTAGTGGGTCTTGAGCAGGTTGGTGCTTACCCCAACGAGATCATCAAGCAGATCACCATTCATGTCTGCGATGCAGATATTATAGGTACTGTTGATCGTCGCAATGGTCTGAGACGTAAAGTTCACGGGTACGCTGATTTCCTCTTCTGTAATTTCAAAATCAAAACCGTCTGCACTCCATTTGTTATCCCAGGCGATGTAATAGGTTACGCCGCCCTCGGCGTCAAAAGATTTTCTTGATAAGTTTGAGAAGACGTTGCCGGAGTTGCAGGCGATGGTGCCTGAGTTGTCGTCACTGGTTACGCAGGTGAGCGTGTTCGAACAGCTCCCTTTATAGACACTGAAGTTGGTGTCTTTACAGATGTTCTGCGGTAAATCTGAGCTGATGGTGACATGGAAATCCTGGGACGGGACATATTTGTACCATTTGCCCATGGTAGCTGTCGAGCAGCTGGTGGTCATATTGGTGCTGTCAATTGCACCTACGGTATAGGTGCCTGCATTCACGGCAATCGCGCTTGAACACGGGGTAGGCGATTCAATCAGCTCAAAATCGAAACCTGCTGTGCTCCACTTGTTGTCCCAGGCGATATAATAGATTGTTCCGGCCGTAACGTTAAACGATTTTATGGAAAGGTTGGACTGCGTATTGCCCGAGTTGCAGGCAATGGCACCCGAATTGTCATCACTGATCACGCAGGTCAGTCCGCCTGAGCAGGAACCCTTGTAAACACTGAAATTGGTGTTCTTACAAATATTCTGCGGTAAATCCGATGTGACGGTAATGAAATAATCCTGCGTCGGCACATAAGCGTACCAGTTGGCCATAGTCGTTGTAGAGCAGGCTGTGTTTACATTAGAGCCGTTGATGGCGGTTACGGTAGTCAAACCCGCGGTAATGGGTGTCGCAGTGTAGCAGGGACTGGGTACAAATGGCGCTTCGGTAAGTTGGAAGTCAAAGCCGTTGGTGTTGTATTTGTTGTCCCAGGCAATGTAATAAGTGACGCCGGCCATCACGTCAAATGTTTTTTTGGAAAGGTACGATTGGTTGTCGTTTGGAGGCGTATTACACAAGATTACCCCGGAATCATCATCCTTTGTGTAACAGTTCAGGCTGCCGCAGTTTCCGGTATACACGCTGAAGTTTGTATCACCGCAAATGTTCTGGGCCAAATCAGAAGAGACCGTTACGCTGTAATTGGCCGTGGGTGTGTACGCAAACCATTCGGCCAAAGATGCATTAGAACAGGTCGTGCCGGTGATATTCAAGCCGTCAATCGCGTCTACAGTATATACGCCGGCTGTAATGGGGAGCGCATTGGCACAAGTATTCTGTGCGAAAGATTGCTGGATGGAGAGTATCGAAAACATGACCAGCATAATCGAAATGCTGGTGCGTGACCGTCTCCTTTTGGAGTATTCCTTTTTCATATGATTGTAGTTTTGGTGGTGTTACTGTATGCTTCGTCCACCTCATTTCCAATCATAAAGGCGGATCAAATCATCGTCCTGTCGGTTGATTTGCTGAAAAAGTTATCCGGCATAGATTTTTGAAAGCGGCCCATTTAGGGTCTGATCCCTCCGGGCCGCTCTATGGCTTTTATTATGATTTCACGAATTTGTGCGTGTATTGCTTTCCGCTGACATCCAATACTTTGATGATGTAAGTTCCCGAAGAAAGCGTGCTTACCGGAACAGTACTGTTTACGGACTCTTTCTTAAACAGCAGCTTTCCACTCAGATCGAAAATCTCCGCCTTGATGATTGCGGCATTTGATTTTGATTTGATGTTGATGACGTCACTCACCGGATTCGGATACATCACGAACTCGTCGCCCTGGGCGGCCGTCACTGCAAGCGGGAATGCACCTTCATTGATAGTGATCATGCTGTCAATCGCAGGATTTTCAACCACGTCGATCGTGCCATTTGGCCAGTTGATCACGAGTTTTTGGATATCTGTTGCGCTGCCTATCCCAAAATGGGTATTTAATGTGCTCATGAATTCAAACCCTTCTCCACTGCGCACATCCCTGATCTGTTTGCCCCAGGAACCGTAAATTTCTACCCTGGCTGCAATTCCGTTGGCGTTGCTTTGCACGCCGTTGAGTGCCACTTTAATCCAGTGGTTGCCGTTTGGCACGGCATATCGGATCATGTTTTCATTTAAGATGTCAAGAAAACCGTCGTTATTCAAATCTCCGACGGCGCCCATATTTAAAGCACTGTAATTGGAAGGCGCGAATGTCATGTTGCCCTGATTGAACATAATCCGGCCACCGGTGCTCATTACATCGATCCAGCCGTTGTTGTCAAAGTCGTACGCGATATAATCACGGTTGTTTGTGCTGTCGGTATCCCAGCCTGAACCGGCCGTAATGTTCGCAAAAGGTTCTTCCACATTGTTTGTCGTATCAAGGTCATTCCTGAAAAATTTGTGGCCCACACCGCCATTGGAACCGATCATGATGTCCATATCGCCGTCGTTATCAAAGTCAGCGATTGCTGAAGACCATGATTGGATCGGAGTGACATTGATGCCCGCCTGTGCGGACACATCAGTAAAGACGCCGTTTCCGTCATTTCGGTGCAACTCGCACGGAGGCCCTGAACATTTTGAGATGAACATGTCCACATCGCCGTCGTTGTCATAATCCGTCCAAAGCGAAGCATAGTTGCCGCCGGTAGTGGTAAGTCCGAGGTTGTAAGCACCTGGTGTCGTTCCAGATTGGTAGTAGGTCATGCCACCGTTCCCGTCGTTGATGTAGTAGACATTGCGTTGCACATCGTGGCAGGAGAATGCATCGAGGTTTCCGTCGTTATTGATGTCGACGAAGTTTGTCCTTTGGCAGAAAATGTACTGGCCCGGCGTGATATTTGTGTAAGCGCTACCGGTCTCGTTCGATTTCCAGAAGGTCAGTCCGTTTCCGCTACCCAATAATAGGTCGTTAAACCCGTCCCTGTTGTAATCGCCGGCTGCAATGCTCCAATCGGGCAGGTTGCCTGTTCCGGGGATGTTGAATGTAGTGTTTGAAAATGTATGGTCAGGGAGCTGGTAATGGATCTTCAGTGTATGGGAGCTCACATTCACCAGGTCGTCCAGGTGATCCCCGTTCATATCCACGACACAATTATTGTAAATGCTGTTTCCTGTCGGGATTGTCGGGATGTTTTGGGAGATATAAGAAACCGGCACGACAGCCTGCGGCGCCTCAGTAAGCTGGAAATCGAATCCGTTAGTATTCCAGCGGCTGTCCCATGCAATATAATAGGTCATGCCAGCCTGTACATCAAAAGTCTTTTTCGAGAGATAACTGTTGAACGGTGCGGTGTTGCAGGCTAAAGAGCCCGAATCATCGTCTTCCACATAACAGCTGAGGTTTGCGCAGTCGCCGGTATATACCACAAAATTAGTATCGCCGCATATATTCTGCTCAAAGTCGGAACTCACCGTTACCGTGTAGTTGGCTGAAGGGGTGTATGCATACCATTCTGCCGCGCCTGCATTTGAACAGACTGATGAGATGTTTGAGCCATCAATGGCCGGCACCGTGTACATGCCTACAGTTATTGGGGTCGCAGTCTGGCAACTGTTTTGAGCCAATGCCATTCCTGAACTTACCATGGCAACGAAGGCCAGGATTTTCGAAAGCGCCGAGCTTCTTTTATTGGGGTAATTTTTCAAATACATAAAAATTTAGTTTATGGTGGTTTGGTTTGTTTTAATCGCAGCGGTCCAATGAGTTGATCCAATCGCGCATCAGGGCAATGCCCTCATCATGAAGGACGGTGCGTCCGTGAAGCGGCATACGGTAGGTTTCATTGGTGGTGTTGATCCTGTAATACAGCATCGAATTCTCAGGCCGTCCTGCATTTACAATCTTGCTTAAAGAAGGTGGGAAGCTCTGCATGTCTTCGGTGTTCACGCACACGCCCATGTTGGCCAGGTTGTCCTTGGTTTCCGAAAAAGCAAAACGCATCGGGCGATAGTCGCAATGCCTGTCCACGCCGTGGCAGTGCGCGCAATTGATGTCAACATAGGATCTGGCGCGCAATTCAATTGGCTGCGAAGTGTCGTTGTAATCAATTGTCGTGTTTTCAGCTGTAGGGAAGGTGAAGTTGCTGTCCAGATAGCCTTTCTCAATCCATTTGGTCAGCTGGTTTTTCGTTTCCGTACCGTAGTTGTAATTGTTGTTGAGGTTCTGTGGCTTGATTCCGATAGGGATATAGGTCGTGACATCATTGATATCCCTCGACTTATGACAGATGACACACTGTGACTCGTTCGGGATTTTGTAGTTGACGGTCCTTGTCACATCATTGTCATCTTTAAAAACGACATCGGTAAAACTTCCCAGCAGATCGAATGTTGCCTCAGTCTGTTCCGCATTCCATTTGTAATCTGCAAAAATCCACCCTTCGCTTTTGCGGATCATCAGTCGGGTTTCAATGATGCGCCTTCCGCCGACATTGGCGATATTCTGCACATTGTCATAATAAAAGTTCTTGATCAGCACCGCGCCCACCGGAAGTTCGAGGATTGTCCCGTCGCTGTTGAAAGTGGCTTTCGTATTTTTCGGCATCCAGACGAAGCGCTTTTTGTGCGCATAATCGCTAAACAACGCGCTGGCTGGCGCATAAGGCAACACATCAAGCGATGGGGAAAGGTCTTTCATTGCGGCAATTATTTCACCTTCACCATCAAAAAAATGGTATTTTGAAAGCGAATCGTAAGGTACTTTGGTCAGGTCTACCGTAACCGGCGAGACCACTGGCTCCGGAATCGGTTCAATGTATTCATCTTCGTCTTTGGAGCAGCCGATAAAGGTTGCCGCGGCAAGTACTGCAGAAAAGAGAAATATCCGGGATAAAAGTTTGTAATTCTGTTTCATACGTTTTTTAAATGCTGACCAAAAATAATAAATTTATGTTAAGGTTATGCTAACAAAAATGGGTAAAATGCAAAACTGTTGAAAAATTATCGAAATAATTTAATTTTTCATATTCGCACACAATTAACCGTTTATATAACAATCAAGTCGGTTGAAACCCTACCTTAATATTGTATTTTTTTAAATTTTCCAAAGAAGCTGCCGATTTATAGTCAAATACCTCCTCGTGGCTTTGCCGTTCGCTGCGTTGTGCAATCTGCTTGAGGCAACGGTAAAAACGGCGCACCTCTTCAAAATCCCGGAGCAGTAAACCCGGAACGGCAGCATTTTTTCCGTTTTCATCTTTGGCCACCATCGTAAAATAAGAGGAATTGCAATGTTTGACAATGCCTGTCCGGATGTTCTCAGATTCCACGCGGATACCAATGATCATCGAGCTCTTCCCGGTATAGTTCACACTGGCTTTCATCGTGACAAGTTCCCCGATTTCTATCGGATTGAGGAAATCGACCGTATCTACTGAGGCCGTTACGCAGTAATAGCCC
The nucleotide sequence above comes from Flavobacterium magnum. Encoded proteins:
- a CDS encoding FG-GAP-like repeat-containing protein gives rise to the protein MKKEYSKRRRSRTSISIMLVMFSILSIQQSFAQNTCANALPITAGVYTVDAIDGLNITGTTCSNASLAEWFAYTPTANYSVTVSSDLAQNICGDTNFSVYTGNCGSLNCYTKDDDSGVILCNTPPNDNQSYLSKKTFDVMAGVTYYIAWDNKYNTNGFDFQLTEAPFVPSPCYTATPITAGLTTVTAINGSNVNTACSTTTMANWYAYVPTQDYFITVTSDLPQNICKNTNFSVYKGSCSGGLTCVISDDNSGAIACNSGNTQSNLSIKSFNVTAGTIYYIAWDNKWSTAGFDFELIESPTPCSSAIAVNAGTYTVGAIDSTNMTTSCSTATMGKWYKYVPSQDFHVTISSDLPQNICKDTNFSVYKGSCSNTLTCVTSDDNSGTIACNSGNVFSNLSRKSFDAEGGVTYYIAWDNKWSADGFDFEITEEEISVPVNFTSQTIATINSTYNICIADMNGDLLDDLVGVSTNLLKTHYQNADGTFTPVSFTVPGNSNQPAWSMAAGDLNKDGFNDLLLGGINGLTFWKSNATGTGYTSDTPGQYIFCQRTNFIDIDNDGNLDAFSCHDVNRNVYYINDGSANMTYYQSGTTPGAYNLGLTQTGGNYASLWMDYDNDGDTDLFISKCSGPPCELHRNDGNGVFTDISVQAGISYQPVTSWSSAIGDFDNDGDMDILIGKNGTVGARLYRNDLDKTNSVEEPFSNITAGSGWDTDSTNNTDYVTYDFDNDGWLDIFGTGGKIMFNQHDMSFLPTYYNALNPGPIGDLNNDGFLDIQNGSTIRFSVPNGNHWIKVGLKGQQSNSNGIAARVEIYGAWGKQIRDIRSGEGFEFMNTLNAHFGIGAATAIDKLVIIWPSGTIDVVNNPSIDSMVTINEGAFPLSVTEAQTDAFAIYPNPANDVINIRSKSNTAIIKAEIFDLTGKRVLRKDSVNQVIPVNMLSSGTYIIKVLDVNGRQYTQKFVKS
- a CDS encoding acyl-CoA thioesterase, whose translation is MIMIEPLFKPVSDSHVTISELMLPSHSNFSGKIHGGYILSLLDQIAFACASKFSGYYCVTASVDTVDFLNPIEIGELVTMKASVNYTGKSSMIIGIRVESENIRTGIVKHCNSSYFTMVAKDENGKNAAVPGLLLRDFEEVRRFYRCLKQIAQRSERQSHEEVFDYKSAASLENLKKYNIKVGFQPT
- a CDS encoding FG-GAP-like repeat-containing protein, coding for MKNYPNKRSSALSKILAFVAMVSSGMALAQNSCQTATPITVGMYTVPAIDGSNISSVCSNAGAAEWYAYTPSANYTVTVSSDFEQNICGDTNFVVYTGDCANLSCYVEDDDSGSLACNTAPFNSYLSKKTFDVQAGMTYYIAWDSRWNTNGFDFQLTEAPQAVVPVSYISQNIPTIPTGNSIYNNCVVDMNGDHLDDLVNVSSHTLKIHYQLPDHTFSNTTFNIPGTGNLPDWSIAAGDYNRDGFNDLLLGSGNGLTFWKSNETGSAYTNITPGQYIFCQRTNFVDINNDGNLDAFSCHDVQRNVYYINDGNGGMTYYQSGTTPGAYNLGLTTTGGNYASLWTDYDNDGDVDMFISKCSGPPCELHRNDGNGVFTDVSAQAGINVTPIQSWSSAIADFDNDGDMDIMIGSNGGVGHKFFRNDLDTTNNVEEPFANITAGSGWDTDSTNNRDYIAYDFDNNGWIDVMSTGGRIMFNQGNMTFAPSNYSALNMGAVGDLNNDGFLDILNENMIRYAVPNGNHWIKVALNGVQSNANGIAARVEIYGSWGKQIRDVRSGEGFEFMSTLNTHFGIGSATDIQKLVINWPNGTIDVVENPAIDSMITINEGAFPLAVTAAQGDEFVMYPNPVSDVINIKSKSNAAIIKAEIFDLSGKLLFKKESVNSTVPVSTLSSGTYIIKVLDVSGKQYTHKFVKS